GACGGTGTCCTTGGGAATGAGGTAGCCCATGATGAAGGTGTTGGTGGTGGTGGCGTGTGGGATAGTCACAGGCACAAAGCTGCTGAAACGCATGGATTCATACAGGAAAGCCATGATGTAGGGCAGGTGAGGCTGATCTTCAACACATGGCAGACGGTCTCTTCCAACAATCCTATCCACTTCTTCTTGCATTTTAGCCTGCACTTTTGGGTACCTGTCATTTAAAGCAAGATGTATGTACATACGTAATGCtttcaaaggatttttcttACAAACAATCCTTGCTGTAAACATTTTTCACAGAACCTTACCCCTACCCTAAATAATGTAGTTCGAGCAAAGTTTAAATATATTGCAGGAATGCATAGACCTCAATTGAATTCTTTGAGAGAAAAATCCAAACTTCCCATGCACTAGTGTAATTTTAGATTTGCTCAGTTTTTACTTTAATATCCCATGTAACTGATTCTcaacataaaaaataacaatcaCCTAAAGTGTGCTGAGACTGAATATTCTGATccaatttcaaaaattaattctaaaacTAGAATTATTTGTCTCTTCTAAGTATTGGATTTTCCATGGGAACAAGAATTTGATTTTCCAACTCTGTACATGACTTTTAAAAGTTAGTATGGAGTTTTTTATCACCAGACATATTTCAAACATTTGAAAGCCTGTAGGtttttaaactagaaaaaaaaatctcaattctTAAATTGTCAGAATGGCTTTATGAACATCCCACTTTTAGTTTGAGAATGTATGTTCTAATTAATatcaaaatatgttttctctATAATGTATTTAAAGAAGACTGTCTTGAAATCTGGACAGTTTGGGAGACCACACAGTAACCAAACAAGATCAAAATGTTAATACATCTTGACATCTTTCGCTTGTCTAAAGGCACACATTCTGCCAAGGAGCCTTCATTTGCTTTAAGTATTCGCGTTTGGCTTCTGCATCCttgctttttcctcctgcagcagactCACATGTCAAATGCCGGGCAAACATGAGAAATGAGGAGAAACCCAGAAAGTTACGTGAACACTGGGGGTGTTAAATATTTGcctgttttttcaaaatgcGACTGAGTAGATAATGTTTGCATAAGCTTACAAATTATGCAGGCGATGAAAGAGAAAGCCAGGATAGGCAAGAAAGACAGTGTAATGGCACCTTCTCTTAAACCACCTCCCCTCGCCGAGTTTCCCCGATGGACGGGCTGGTGCCAGGGCAGCGCTCCCGCCGGCTGCCCAAGGGGTCTGCCTTGCCCTGTCACGCAATGGCGAGGAAGGCACACACATCGGCAGCTTAGCATAATAGCGGGTTTGTAAATCGGTGCACGAACTCTTTATCGTGCTTAAGCAGTTGTTATCCTGTTCCTATGATCTCCTTGATCTTGACCTGCTAAAATCTGTTACTTTCAGGTTTTACTCTGCCTTTCTGCCAGCCTCTCTTTATGCAACATAACCCGACCGCCTGAGTAGGGTGGGCTTGTgtcggatttttttttttttttttaatatactttctTATCTATTTCTGGCAGGTTTCCCAGAGCTTCCGTGTTAGTTAATCGGAGGCCGCTGAGGTACTCGGCGCTGCACGGGCTGGCGCTGCCCGGTCCCGCAGACCCGCGACCCGACGGCGGGTCCCTACCGGGGCCGCGCCTCCGGCTCTGCCCGGACCCCGAGCTCCATGCCCTGGCTCGGgcccgctgctcccgccgcggGAGCCCTCCCAGCAGCGCCTTCGTCCGTGCGGCGCAATTTAAACGGGGCTCGCCTGGGGCTGGCGGGCGGTCGCACCCCGGGCGGGCTCGTAtgtcccccccaccccgggcCAGTGGGGCGCCCCGGTGTGCTGCCGCCTCCGCCGGCACATACCtgatgaggaagatgaggagcCACTGCAGGGCGGTGGAGAGGGTGTCCTGGCTGGCGCCGAAGATGTCGGTGACAGTGGCGGGCACGTGCTCGAGCTGCAGCCACGGCTGCTCCCGCTGCAGGCGGATGAAGGCGTCCATCATGTcgcggggggcggccccggggcgcaAGCTGcgctggtgctgcaggaactTGCCGCGGACGAAGCCGTAGAAGTCGCGGTTGAGGTCGCGGAAGGCGCGGTAGGCGGCGCggatggggctggggaagcGCTGGAGCCAGGGCAGCGCGTCCACCAGGCTGCCGGCGCCCACGGCCCGCCCGAACTGCTCGTTGCGCCCCACGATCCGCAGGAACTCGCCGTCGCCGTGGCTGTAGCGGCGGCCGAAGCACAGGGCGCTCATCACGTTGGCCACGGCCACCACCAGGACGCGCGAGGGGTCGAGGAAGGCGCCGCCGGCGCTGCCGCGCACCAGCAGCGCCACCAGCGCCCGCGCCTCGCCCACCAGGTGCTGCTCGAGCAGGCGGCGGGTGGCGGGGCTGCCCGTGGAGAAGGCGCGCACCGTGGCGTGCGCCGCCCGCCGGTGCAGCTTCCAGAGCTCCGAGTATCCGCCGAAGGCCAGGCTGAGCCCGCCCGACACCAGCTGGAAGGACGGGAAGGGCGGGCGGCCGGCGAAGGCGGCCCCCTGGCGGACGAGGGCCTGGCGGATGGCGCGCTCCCCGTTCAGCACCACGACGGGCCAGCGCCCCAGGCGCAGCTGGAACACGGCGCCGTAGGTGCTGGCCAGCCGGGCGAAGGAGAGGTGCGGGGCACTGCCCAGCTGCGCCGCGTTGCCGATCAGGGGCCAGGGGAAAGGGCCCGGCGGCGCCCGTCGCTGGCCCTGCCGCCGGCGCTGCtgatgctgcaggaggagcttGCCCAGGTGGATGGCGGcgagcaggcagaggaggagcaggagggagcttTGCAACGGGGGGATGCCGCCCAACGCTTCCCCGAGCTTCTCGAGGGCCATGCTgcaagggaaagggaaaagtcaGTGGTCAGCGTCCCCACGGGGGAGGAACCTTCAGGTCCCGCGGGCAAGGGGAAGCCCGGACGGGGCGCGCTGGCGTGGCGGAGGTGAGCGCCGGCAGCTGTCCCAGCGCTCGGAGTCCGGGCAAGTCCTTGCTGTGTTCTCCTCGTGTGCCTAAAGTCCCCCGAATCCTGTGCAAAAGACAAGGGATAATGGATAATCCAGTGTCAAGTTCCTAATAAGAGATCGAAGTCGTATTTGGCGGGGGGGCCGCTGCTCTCTCTCCGCCGGTAGGGAAAGTTCTCAACGAGAGCTCCAACAGGTCACGGCTGAGAGAGGCacagagggaagcaggaggatgCTCTCGCCTGATGAGCCTCCTGAGATGCAGGCACTCGCCGTGCGCCGGAGACAGGTTAATTCCACCGCTGCACATCGCTCCCTGCGGCAAAAAAAAGCCCTTACGAGAAACAGGTTTCCCGCCCCACTGTCGGAATTTCGCGCTACTCTGGAGAAACCTCCGCAGGCGGCCGCGGAGCCCCCTCCTCCCGAGCCCTTCCCTTCTTCCCGCACCTTCGTGCCCGTCGCGGCATCGCAGGCTGGCGGTATGCCGCCCCTGCGGTGGATGCCTGAGGACTCGGCGTGGCAGTGCTGACTGGTCCCGCTTCCCATCCCCGTGCCCGGGGACCGCCCGCTCCTACCATTTACTCCAGCCTTTCAcaagcagggaggggaagaaggggTGAAATAAGTGGCCACGGCGGGCTCCTGTAGCAGAACTGACCTGTTGCACGCTGCTTCCATCCGAGACCTTGGGTAGGATGGAGAGGAGCTATGCAGCCGGCGGCAGCTCTAATGAACAGCCGCGGGAGGAGAGCGGCGACGGCAGCGTTCAGATCCAAGGCTTTGGGAAACTCATTAGGAGCCCCGGTACCTGTCACCCGGAGCTTGCCAGGCCATGCGCAGGCAAATGCCAGTTGCACCCGATCCCAGCGCAGTTATCACCTTCCCAGCGCTTTAACCCTTCGGAGCTCGCCCCAAGGCAGCCACCTGCCCCGAGCAGCCCCGCGGACCGGGAGCGAGCGGGCTGCTGCGCCCCCTCCCTCTGTCTCTCCCTCCCACCCgcctgctgggctgcagggacgGGACggggccagcccagcccgccgcaGGGAGCGAAGGCGAGCGGCTCAGAGGGCGCGGAGAGGACGGCCCGCTGCTCTCAGGCTCAGCCGGCACCGGAGCCGCCACCTCTGGGCGCCTGGCATTGCCACTCCCGGCTTTAAACCCGCCGGCATCCCCGGTGCGCGGCGCGGTGCGGGCGGGACGCGGGCGGCCCCGCTGGCAAATCGCTGCTGCCTGGCCCGTCCCCTGGCTTGAGGGGTCGCACTTATTTGCCAGCTGCCCTTGGGCCCTCGCCAAGCGGAGCGGCTGAGCCGCGGATGCTTTTATGGCCGGGGCCAAAAGTTTTAGCGGAGGAGGTGCCgggaggggagaggggtggCGGGCGGGCTCGCAGCTCTCGCTGTCGGGAGGCGAAGTCTCGCCTGCATCTTAGGGGCTGAGGAAGCCGAAGAGCTTCCCCTCCTCCGCCTGTCGCCTCCCCGTTGCGTGCGGAGTTAGCATTGCGTGAGCCGGGGCTGGAAAGCCTCCAGCCATCTCCTCCCCGGGCCCCTACCCCTCCTCGCAATACCTGACACCCGCTTCGGGGAGAAGGAGGCTGGGAAGCGCTGGGCAGCTCGCACCCCGGCCGGCTCCGGTGCCCTCCGGCCTCGCCTCCGCCCTGCGCTCGCTTCTCTCCCGCTTACGGCGCCTTTTTACTCCTAAATCTGGCGCCTCCGCCCGCACCGGGAGAGCTGGCGAGAGGCGTGTGGGTACGGCGCTCCAAGCCCCCCCGGGCTTTCCGGCTCCCCCGGGGAGCCGGGACTGCGAAACCCTCAGATATGGAGGAAATCGTTCCCCAAGAAACCAGAATGCCTTTGCTTTGTTGTTGTAATTTTTGCAGTaacaacaaaaatctgaaaatacaacatttttaaaagattctttACAATCACATTATGGGAAGAAAATGGGATGTTTTGGTAGCATTTAGGGATTAGACAAAATTAGATGCTGGGAGTCAACCCAGCTCAGGGTGTGAGTCTGGTCCTGGCCAGGCTGCTACTGCTTCTGTCTTTGCTAAGAAGTGTAATCCTGCCTGTTGTCATTGTCCCAGGCTCTTCCAGTCGGTGATACTACTTCTTGCTCAGACTAGCATCAGCCTTGGATCATCTGTTGGCTTGGAGCTTCTTCCTGTCACTGGCAAGCAACAGAGACGTCAAAACCACTTTTTCTGAGCAGTGCCAGAAAAAGTGAgcttccctttcccagccccactTCTAGGGTGAACTGGAAGgttcctgcagccagcccagcacatAGCCCAGCTTCAAGGAGTAGCAAAGACAGCTCCATCCCTAAGGCACTATGGTTAAGGTGTTCTGATGTCTCCATCACGATCAGAAGATTGAACCCAAATTTCACATGCTATAACCACTCAGCTATGGAAAAGTTGTCACCGTTCCCTCCTTCATCTGTCTCATGTCAAAGAAGAGACATGGACTTCTTCTGGCAAAGTTCCAGAAGAAGATCTGGGTGGCATTGATCTCTTGCCACTGAACAGAAGGATTGTTCTGGGCATTGGATCTAGGTGGTAAAGACTAGCTTGGATTAGTTACCTGAGCTTTGGATTATAGTGCTGGGCACTTCCTACTGCCAGCAGGTAAATTTGCCCTTTCTTGGTGACCGTAGTTATAAGTTGCCTAAACCCCAGGCATTACAACTCTCGTTAGTAAGTCCCGAAATCCTTTCTTTGGTTCAGCAACGAAACTAGCTGTATTGCAATTGAATTGCTTCCTGGCTGCTTGCAGAAAGTGCAGGGAAAGGAATACATTTTCACTATTGTGACCTGCAAACTCACAATTTAAGGCAGAAGCCTAGGAGTTATAAATCCTggtagtttgttttttttttatgatgtaaggaaacattaattattttttatttcacttctcaTTGGTCCTCAGGAGTTCTGACACtattaggaaagaaagaaaacctattttagatattttcttCTATGGTGATAATACCAGCTGGTCCCCCTGTACTATTTACAGCTTTGGCTCCCTATTGCACTGTATACACTGAATATTCACCCAATGTTTTaggctgtgattctgtgtgacCTTGATTAGTCCCTTGCAATCAAGCACAGTTTGAGTGAAGCATTTAATCACACCAATGAATTAGAATACAAAAATTCAGGCTGTGGCTGATCAGCCCCTTGGTCTCTGTTATATTCTGCAAATTGCTCTCCTGCCCACCTCGTTATTTATTCTCCTCACCTCTTTTGTTTGTAGTAGCATAGGAGTTCAGAATTGCTCTTAGAAtgcatgttctttttttcccagttctggGGACTTAATTGAAATGCAGATCCTACAGAAACCAGTCCCAAATTCCTGAATCAGTTAGTTTTGTTAGGCACTGAAGACTGAATCACTGAAAATGCATGCCacataaaatgaattatttctgaGGTCTAGAAAATCCTACTTGATATAACATATGGAGAAGAAAGGGAGTTGAAGGGCTACAAGTGAGTGGGTTTGGGATTAAGGGAGAGGAATACAGGCTTAATCTCTTAAAAATCTTGATTGATTTGATGAGAGTGCCAGATGCAGGGTTTGTGGGGGTATCAGTACCTCTGTGACTCCGAATAAAGTTGCTTATGTATGTGGACAAGCATCCTTGTTGTGCAGGTGAAAATTTGAtaaaggaggaggaattgcaCAACCTAGAGAGTCTTCATTTGCCCTTTGAAAGGGAAATTTTATGTCTGCCACAGTCCTCCCTTTCCCAAGAAAACTCCTTAACCCCTAAGAGATTTTTACAATTGTTAAGAATTACTCGCTTAAATCAGGCTTTGAAGACTCAATACTCAGTTTTGCTTCTAACCATGGCACCCCTCACCTTTACTTTCAGATACTGGCAAGCTGCTCATATATCCCCATGAGCAGCAACTGGAATTTCTCATGGACTTGGccttgctctgttttctttccttacctCTTCCTTTTGCATCTTTCCATGGAGAGCCCTCCCGCACTagatttctctctttctcataCCTGCGACTATGggtcttttcctcctctctcttaACTTTACAAAATCCCAAGATGGATTAGTTGAGCAATGTTTTATCCTGGGATTGCTTCAGCATAGAGCTTGTACAAATTGTTTACCATTTGTAGAGCGATCCAAACCATTCTTCATTAAACAATCCTTGGCAATGTCGTTTCTGATTGTCTTTCTGAGTGTTGCACAATACTATAGAAGATGAATAAACAAGTAGCATAACTGTAAAACACAAATCCCTTGGAAACGTAACCAAGTGCAATATCCTATTGTTTCAGGCTGCTTAAAATTGTACAAATGTACTTACGTACCTCTAGAGTTCAACTCTAGTCTCAACAATACTGCTGTAAGTCAGGAAAATCTGCAACAACCAGACTACAATCAGAACAAGAACCTGTAAACCTGTGTGCTTGCAGCAGCTCACTCAGACTACGTTTATGCGGCGATCCCGTGTGATGCAGGATTATGCTTCAAGTAGTTTTGGATCCGGGAGCAGGGGATCTGTACTCAGTCCAGCCACCGTACCACCTCATGGCTGCTGGCTCCGTGGTCACCATCTGTGCTTGCTGCTCTGTACCacagaggtgtccctgcttcCTTGAGCTTGTCTACACTGTACTGAGTGCTCAGTGCTGGAGCTAACCTGAGACAGCAGCACCACAAGTGGGGATGATAGTGAGATAATTTCTGATGCCGGCTCCTGGTTTGGCTCAGTTTGGCGGCTTTCTGGTCATGCCAAGCATGAGATGTAAGCAAAATAGAAGGAGCCACATCCTCAGTGCTACCCTGAGTGCCAGGCATATATagcagccagctgcagctccatggTTTAGGATTATTTATTTAGGCCACTCAATGTGGCCTAAAGTAAAACATTTGTATTATGCTTTTTAAAGCATATGTATTTGTGGTTGTGTATTGCATTCTTAACCTTCATTAACTTGCAGCTTTCTTTGGTCTTTCACTCTTCCCTGCATTCCCACTGACTTCCCAGCTCACATTTTCAATTCTGCCTTGCTATTGAAAACCCTAAATTTGGCTTCTAATTCTGAGCCAAATTCCcgcagctgcagctcagtggAGCTCAGCTCAGTGGTAGACTGAATTGTAGCCTCTCcatctgtttgcatttttcatgtTACTTACAAATTAAAGGCATACATCGTGGTCTGTTTCCACACAGGCAACACACAGGTATGATTACAGAAATGAGGACATGGCATTATACTTAATTCAGGCATAAAACTTGATTCTGAAACTTTTAATTTTGCCAAATTCCTACAGTATTTCTTTCCAAagtttgctgccttttcttgACAGCATTAGATGAAACCATACAGCTTAGTCTTTCTtgagaggaaaacacagagatgATACCCTTGTGGATACCTTTTGAGAAGCCTTTTTAAACTGCCTTCTGCTAGAAGGCAAAAGAGCAAAATCTAATTTGCACACTGTTGGGCCGTTATCCCTGGTGTTTCCCGTGTGTCTTTTTACTGATGCTGTACAAATTCTCTCAAAGTGCTCTGAAAGAAGTAGATGGATTAAATGACATTTAGAAAAGTTTAGACACTGCTCAAGGTGTGGATTATTGCATCTGTCCTCAAATGTGATGTGTGGGcaaactgctgtgcctgctcaCTCTCCTGCTTCAGCAAAGGGGTGCTCCCAGGGACATCTGGCAGCTCTGCATCCTCACACTGGTTTTGAGGTTAGCAGAACCAAGAGCAGTGTTGCCAATGTCCATCTTTatactgaagtatttaaatCTTACAACCTGTATGATGTTCTATGTTActtcaaaactttaaaattattacattgCTTAGGATCAATATTGTTGTCATATTAACAAGCAGTaatatatttctttgttttccagactTTGTTGGGTGTTGTATTAGTAGTAGTGATACAAATTTTGTAGTGCAATTGCTTTATTAACTCTAAGATTTTAGTATTTGTCATTTTAGAAAATGCCAGTGCACTTGCATGCTCGGAGTATTGGCAGATGCTAGTACAAAACAGTCCTGGGCTACAGCTAAAAGCAAAGTCTAATTCCCTCACAGGCAGAAGCATATTCCGTAGGAGTGAAGgttttgaagatttttctgtGAAGTTCTACAAATTCTTTACTATGGGTGTgcaaaaaacagcttttcagagtTTGGACACTTGTCCAAATTTGAGTAAATTATCAAGGAAAGAGCACAAGGCACAAATCTGGGAGCAAAGACATTACCCAGACAAATGTCAAGTCCCTGCATTAGAGCTTTAGACAgaatttttccaagaaaatgcCCCTTCATGTTTTAGCATGTATGCTTATTTTCCCTGTTCTCATGAATACATTCATCTGGTTTTGGACAGAACATTTCTAAAGATTACAATGTAAAATATGGATTTTGGAGGGGATAGAAAATTTCAGACCAGATTATTAAGGTAGGGTAAAATTATAAGTAAAGGAGGACTCAGAGTTTCCAGCTAAGGGAGCTCTGTGCAAGTAGACACTTGCAGGGAATTGACTCTTCAACACAGAGGGAGAAGACGGTGAAACACTTGCAGGTGGAATAAAGAAACTTGCAGTTCTTTGATGAGAATATGGGTTTTCCTATATTGTCCCTCAAGTGTCCTGGCCATTGATTATCCCAGCCTATAAAAGTGTATAATCTCACCACTTCTCAACCTATAATTTCCCACAACACAAATATCATCATTTCCATTGGTAATTTGGGTTCTTcagtttgtgtttgctgtgtaCCATTTTCAGTGCTTGACAGCAGAACAAGTggtcaaaataataaaatagataaCACAATCTGAATCTGGTCCCCTCTAGAGCAATCCAAGTTGAATTTCAGAATCCTCCTTCCTTCAGAGAGTAAGCCTGGCTATGTAGTGGGGAATGCATGTCTGATTTAGGTAAGGGAGCTTCACATAGGTGTGATTATTACCTTGTTCCGTATTATGATATTTCCCATCTTTCTACTGTTTCTTGGAATGGGCTGCAAACATCTAAGAAACATTCAGAAAGTGATGCCAGGGGTGTCATATAGtgtgcgcacacacacacacacacacacacacatatatgtatatatgtgttCTTGCCCTTTGGAAGTCAGATTAGCAGGTCTTGGCTAGATGTGCTCACGCAGTTGTTTTCATGGCACTGTCAGTGTGTGTCTCTTCTTTGGGCTTCTGTTCTAACTTTTGAAAAGCCTGCTCTGCTTACCTGCACATTCATATGGATATGTTGAACTTTCTTGTACTATTAGGCATGAATTCCATAGTGCCTGGAGTAATTTCTTGTCCAGAggattaaaattttataatggGAAGTCTTCGGTGTTTAAAAACATTGTTATGCTTAGTACTGCTGCTTCCAGGTTTTCAGGTGCTCTGAGAGAGGAGGTGGCACTGGTCACAAATTGATTGTTGAGATGGCAGCTGAACCAAAGAGAAATGCAACAATTTGCCCATCATGAGGACTTTCCCTGGCTTTTAATCATGAAGAGACAGGCCTTTAGCTGGGATTTCCCAAAGGAGATTCGTGTTACGGACCTAATAAATTTCATGTCAGTCAAGGAGTTGCTTGTAAATGTCACCCCTTAGATAGCCCTGCTCAAATGAGTCAGGAAACATGCTCaccccctccttctccctttcaTTACTGCAGGTCAATAAAATGTTGAATAGTGTTTGTGAAAAAGCTGCAGAGTGATAGATCATCCACCAGAAACAGTAGTTATGCTACCCTGGCTTCACTGAAGTATTCTGTCAGGTGAAAATGCACAAATCTGAACCAGGACCTTCTGTGATTTGGCTGATGAAGTTCAGCTGAGGAAACATTTGCAcatccctctgcagcagcaattcttggcttcctctgctctgttgTGCAAGGGTTTGGTGTATTTGCCTCCAGCAGTAACTGCATTTAAGTGGTAAATGAAATGACTCAAATACTGGGGACTGGGATGTATGCAGGTAATACCCTAGCCTATAGAATTATTTATGCTCTTCCCCGGGGTAGGAGAAATGGGAGTTATTTGTCtgcacattttttaatttgaagaaagATTTGGAGAATGTATATTCAAACCAATGGAGTAAGGGAAACTCCCTTTGTGGTATCTGTGGTCAGTGATGGAAAATTGAGCTTAGGAGAATTTTACAGTATTCTATGTAAGGGCTGCAATCTTGACAAGTTGACTTCTCCTGTAAgacaaataataataacaataacaataataataataatgataatgataatgataataataataataaatttccTCTGTCCCTCAGTAAAAAGGAGAGTAAGTGGTCTTGACACATACATGCTCCTAGCACTTGGAAGCAAACACAAGGAAGTGTCTGCTTCTGAGCCATTCAGGTCTTCTAACCTTCAGCAGTGGCAGATCAAAGACCATGAGGGAAACAGACTGCAGGTGCCAGTCAGGGCAGGTTTCATCTTGTCACAGCACTCTGGGAAGAGGCATTTGCTAATGTCTGTTAATCTCATGGCACGCCAAatgagaaagacagaaaaaaattgccataaattcttccctttcccaagCAACCCACACCCAAGCTCAGGGTGGCTGCACAAAGGCTTGCTGACTTCCTCTAGAAGGGAGAGCAGTGTGGGAGCCTGTGCCTGCCCTGGGGTGGCAGGGCAGATCTGGGGTCACCCTGCAGGAGGAGTGTCTGGCTCTGTCAGGGAATAAGGGTTGAAGCAGCCGCAGAAGCAGCAATGCACTGGAGGTGGTGAAAGCAGCAGTAGCTGAGACcatgagaagaaaattcttccAATGAAGAAAGTCTAAAGTCCATCCTGGCTGTTGTTGTCTCCCACAGAAACACACACTCTGCAGCCAAGGAGGAAGCTTAAAATGCTGTGCAGTGCCAtggggaagaggcagcagcagtggaggaAACAGGGTCTTTACCAGATGCAGGGAAAAGACAGGATTATGCACAGCTTACAGCGCTGTAGGGGATGTCTTTGGCCAAAAGCCAGATTTGCCCCTATCTTTCTTTTGAGGTGTAAATGGCATGCA
The window above is part of the Corvus moneduloides isolate bCorMon1 chromosome 3, bCorMon1.pri, whole genome shotgun sequence genome. Proteins encoded here:
- the LOC116441049 gene encoding cytochrome P450 1B1 isoform X2 encodes the protein MALEKLGEALGGIPPLQSSLLLLLCLLAAIHLGKLLLQHQQRRRQGQRRAPPGPFPWPLIGNAAQLGSAPHLSFARLASTYGAVFQLRLGRWPVVVLNGERAIRQALVRQGAAFAGRPPFPSFQLVSGGLSLAFGGYSELWKLHRRAAHATVRAFSTGSPATRRLLEQHLVGEARALVALLVRGSAGGAFLDPSRVLVVAVANVMSALCFGRRYSHGDGEFLRIVGRNEQFGRAVGAGSLVDALPWLQRFPSPIRAAYRAFRDLNRDFYGFVRGKFLQHQRSLRPGAAPRDMMDAFIRLQREQPWLQLEHVPATVTDIFGASQDTLSTALQWLLIFLIRYPKVQAKMQEEVDRIVGRDRLPCVEDQPHLPYIMAFLYESMRFSSFVPVTIPHATTTNTFIMGYLIPKDTVIFVNQWSVNHDPAKWSNPEDFDPTRFLDENGFINKDLTSSVMIFSLGKRRCIGEELSKVQLFLFTSILVHQCNFTANPNEDPKMDFTYGLTIKPKPFTLNVTLRDTMDLLDQAVQRLQAEKAASESQLSANA
- the LOC116441049 gene encoding cytochrome P450 1B1 isoform X1 gives rise to the protein MEAACNSMALEKLGEALGGIPPLQSSLLLLLCLLAAIHLGKLLLQHQQRRRQGQRRAPPGPFPWPLIGNAAQLGSAPHLSFARLASTYGAVFQLRLGRWPVVVLNGERAIRQALVRQGAAFAGRPPFPSFQLVSGGLSLAFGGYSELWKLHRRAAHATVRAFSTGSPATRRLLEQHLVGEARALVALLVRGSAGGAFLDPSRVLVVAVANVMSALCFGRRYSHGDGEFLRIVGRNEQFGRAVGAGSLVDALPWLQRFPSPIRAAYRAFRDLNRDFYGFVRGKFLQHQRSLRPGAAPRDMMDAFIRLQREQPWLQLEHVPATVTDIFGASQDTLSTALQWLLIFLIRYPKVQAKMQEEVDRIVGRDRLPCVEDQPHLPYIMAFLYESMRFSSFVPVTIPHATTTNTFIMGYLIPKDTVIFVNQWSVNHDPAKWSNPEDFDPTRFLDENGFINKDLTSSVMIFSLGKRRCIGEELSKVQLFLFTSILVHQCNFTANPNEDPKMDFTYGLTIKPKPFTLNVTLRDTMDLLDQAVQRLQAEKAASESQLSANA